The proteins below come from a single Danio aesculapii chromosome 23, fDanAes4.1, whole genome shotgun sequence genomic window:
- the dhx35 gene encoding probable ATP-dependent RNA helicase DHX35: protein MAAPHSTMKFWKPGSEAPGVCEERDLSTETTGSPIFFNPHTALTIEKQRQRLPVFKHRNNILYLVESFQTVVIVGETGSGKSTQIPQYLLEAGWAAEGKVIGVTQPRRVAATSVATRVAEERGAFLGHEVGYTIRFDDCSDPQATRIKFLTDGMLVREMMSDPLLKKYSVLILDEAHERTLYTDIAIGLLKKILKKRRDLRLIVASATLDAKKFQDFFNLNESGDPSKDTCGILTVEGRTFPVDIFYTVSPVPDYVKATVETVLKIHETEDDGDVLAFLTGQEEVEKVVSLLQEQARTLSRYGMKKHLCVLPMYAGLPYNEQMRVFERMAPTVRKVVVATNIAETSITINGVVFVIDCAFVKIRAYNPRTAIESLIVTPISKASACQRAGRAGRNRAGKCFRLYTEEDFEKLPESTVPEMQRSNLAPVILQLKALGIDNVLRFSFLSPPPAQSMVQALELLFALGGLDQYGRLTDPMGVRMAEFPLSPMFAKMLMESGNFGCSKEIVTIAAMMQIQNIFVAPHNQRKSAAREHRKFAVAEGDHLTMLNVYEAFIKHQKSSQWCQDHFLNYKGLLRATAVREQLRHLLNKFKVPRTSSEGDPDVILRCIVSGFFANAARMHHSGSYRTLRDDRELYIHPDSVLYGEKPPKWVVFNEVVQTSKYYMRDVTAVESSWLVELAPHFYKQAKHGSLNSKRAKVF from the exons CACAGAAACAACATCTTGTATCTGGTGGAGAGTTTCCAGACGGTGGTGATTGTCGGAGAGACAGGATCAGGAAAAAGCACACAGATCCCGCAG tatCTGCTGGAGGCCGGCTGGGCGGCTGAAGGGAAGGTGATCGGTGTAACTCAGCCTCGGCGAGTGGCCGCTACATCT gTGGCCACCCGTGTGGCGGAGGAGAGAGGGGCGTTTCTGGGCCATGAGGTGGGCTACACCATCAGGTTTGACGACTGCTCTGATCCACAAGCCACACGCATAAAG TTTCTGACAGATGGGATGTTAGTTCGGGAGATGATGTCTGACCCACTGTTGAAGAAGTACAG TGTACTGATACTGGATGAAGCTCATGAGAGGACGCTCTACACAGACATCGCTATCGGTCTTCTGAAGAAG ATTCTGAAGAAGCGGAGAGACCTGCGTTTGATTGTAGCCTCGGCCACTCTGGATGCCAAG AAATTCCAGGACTTCTTCAACCTGAACGAGTCTGGAGACCCCAGTAAAGATACCTGTGGGATCCTGACGGTCGAGGGACGGACATTCCCTGTGGACATCTTCTACACCGTCAG CCCTGTGCCAGACTATGTGAAGGCTACGGTGGAGACGGTGCTGAAGATCCATGAGACGGAGGATGATGGAGACGTGTTGGCCTTTCTCACAGGACAG GAGGAGGTGGAGAAGGTGGTGTCTCTGCTGCAGGAACAGGCCAGAACTCTGTCCCGCTACGGGATGAAGAAGCACCTGTGTGTCCTGCCCATGTACGCCGGTCTGCCCTATAATGAGCAGATGAGGGTGTTCGAGAGGATGGCTCCTACTGTCCGAAAG gttgtgGTAGCGACCAATATAGCGGAGACATCGATCACTATTAATGGAGTGGTGTTTGTGATTGACTGCGCATTTGTCAAAATAAGAGCGTATAATCCCAGGACAGCCATCGAATCTCTGATTGTCACACCAATCTCTAAAGCATCGGCCTGTCAGAGAGCTGGACGAGCCGGACGAAACCGAGCAGGGAAATGTTTCCGTCTGTACACAG AGGAGGACTTTGAGAAGCTGCCTGAGTCTACTGTTCCCGAGATGCAGCGCTCCAATCTGGCTCCGGTCATCCTGCAGCTCAAAGCTCTGGGCATCGACAACGTGCTGCGCTTCAGCTTTCTGTCT cCTCCACCGGCTCAGTCTATGGTTCAGGCTCTGGAGCTGCTGTTCGCTCTCGGAG GTCTGGATCAGTACGGCCGTCTTACTGACCCCATGGGAGTGCGGATGGCGGAGTTTCCTCTTAGCCCCATGTTTGCAAAGATGCTCATGGAGTCTGGAAACTTCGGCTGCTCCAAAGAGATCGTCACTATAGCGGCAATGATGCAGATCCAGAACATTTTCGTGGCGCCACACAATCAGAGGAAATCGGCC gcgCGGGAGCACAGGAAGTTTGCTGTGGCTGAAGGTGATCATCTCACCATGCTGAATGTGTATGAAGCCTTCATAAAG CATCAGAAGAGCTCTCAGTGGTGTCAGGATCACTTCCTCAATTATAAAGGTCTCTTGCGTGCCACCGCCGTCCGAGAGCAGCTACGACACCTGCTCAACAAGTTCAAGGTGCCGCGCACATCCAGTGAAG GGGATCCGGATGTGATTCTCAGATGTATCGTCTCTGGGTTTTTTGCCAACGCAGCCCGTATGCATCACTCAGGCTCCTACAG GACTCTTCGTGACGACCGAGAGCTGTACATTCACCCTGATTCAGTGCTGTATGGAGAAAAGCCCCCAAAATG GGTGGTCTTCAATGAAGTGGTTCAGACCAGCAAGTACTACATGCGGGACGTGACGGCGGTGGAGTCGTCCTGGCTGGTGGAGCTGGCGCCGCACTTCTACAAACAGGCCAAA CACGGGTCTCTGAACAGCAAACGAGCCAAAGTCTTCTGA